The following are encoded in a window of Rubellicoccus peritrichatus genomic DNA:
- a CDS encoding PstS family phosphate ABC transporter substrate-binding protein: MYLPLLLTGFLLIAIGLRAEKGAEDALVGSDLLSEPLIGPLEEFAKKSEIELSLDFIGSLPAINALHDGDATIGLIAIPQGDPLPEDRLRLIPFAYQVAFVLFNANNPLSELSIPELARIYALNASPHIDRWGQLDAGGALMTRTVQPFISSPQGSVVTELFKSEALSSRSIGSSVAMLTSSSELIDLISADLGAIGVSNRPASGSETKSISISTGEAGSFAFGPTPENIYYGDYPLRLPFYIAVPTGDLPKQREIIAFLLSDEVASVLEKAGFVPLSENVRKRTLLGLDIGE, encoded by the coding sequence ATGTATCTACCTCTTTTGCTTACAGGATTTCTTCTAATTGCTATTGGACTACGGGCCGAAAAGGGTGCCGAGGATGCCTTGGTAGGCTCTGATCTCTTGTCTGAGCCACTAATTGGCCCTCTTGAAGAGTTTGCTAAGAAGTCGGAAATCGAGTTGAGCCTCGATTTTATTGGCAGTCTTCCGGCAATTAATGCCCTACATGATGGGGATGCGACAATTGGCCTCATTGCTATCCCTCAAGGTGATCCACTGCCTGAAGACCGTTTGCGCTTAATTCCATTTGCCTATCAAGTCGCCTTTGTTCTATTTAATGCGAATAATCCACTGAGTGAGCTCAGTATACCTGAACTTGCCCGTATCTATGCGTTAAATGCATCTCCCCACATTGATCGTTGGGGGCAGCTGGATGCAGGAGGGGCTTTAATGACACGGACGGTTCAACCCTTCATTTCAAGTCCACAGGGCAGTGTCGTTACTGAGCTTTTTAAATCTGAGGCTCTTTCGAGCCGATCGATTGGTTCATCGGTTGCCATGCTTACTTCCTCTTCTGAGTTGATAGATCTGATTTCAGCTGATCTTGGAGCAATTGGGGTGTCCAATCGGCCGGCTTCTGGCTCTGAAACAAAATCGATTTCCATATCAACTGGGGAAGCTGGTAGTTTTGCTTTTGGTCCTACCCCAGAGAATATCTACTATGGAGATTATCCATTGCGACTGCCTTTCTATATTGCAGTTCCGACAGGTGATTTACCGAAGCAGCGTGAGATCATTGCATTTTTACTATCCGATGAAGTGGCCTCTGTTCTCGAAAAAGCTGGCTTCGTCCCTCTTTCAGAAAATGTAAGAAAAAGAACACTTCTAGGGCT